A window of the Lates calcarifer isolate ASB-BC8 linkage group LG18, TLL_Latcal_v3, whole genome shotgun sequence genome harbors these coding sequences:
- the adipor2 gene encoding adiponectin receptor protein 2, protein MSPREKGDTPTSGSSTSHLSTAECPAHNGSVPESQSDKERRINEEDDRGREGGEEKEQEEDERSSDEGFMGMTPLLQAHHAMERMEEFVHKVWEGRWRVIPHDVLPDWLKDNDFLLHGHRPPMPSFRACFKSIFRIHTETGNIWTHLLGCLFFLCLGLMYMFRPNMSFVAPVQEKVVIGMFFLGAILCLSFSWLFHTVYCHSEGVSRVFSKLDYSGIAFLIMGSFVPWLYYSFYCSPQPCFIYLIVVCILGLAAITVSQCDFFATPQYRGVRAGVFVGLGLSGVVPTLHFVISEGLIKATTIGQMGWLLLMATLYITGACLYAARIPERFFPGKCDIWFHSHQLFHILVVAGAFVHFHGVSNLQEFRYTAGAGCAEDGTL, encoded by the exons ATGAGTCCCCGGGAGAAAGGAGACACGCCCACCTCAGGTTCTTCAACCAGTCACCTCAGTACCGCAGAGTGCCCCGCACACAATGGG aGTGTCCCAGAGTCCCAGAGTGACAAGGAGAGAAGAATAAATGAGGAggatgacagaggaagagaaggaggagaggagaaagaacaggaagaggatgagaggagCAGCGATGAAGGTTTCATGGGGATGACTCCGCTGCTGCAGGCTCACCATGCcatggagaggatggaggagttCGTACACAAG GTGTGGGAAGGCCGGTGGCGCGTCATACCCCACGACGTGCTCCCCGACTGGCTGAAGGACAACGACTTCCTGCTCCACGGCCACAGGCCGCCCATGCCTTCGTTTCGCGCCTGCTTCAAGAGCATCTTCAGAATCCacacagagactggaaacatctggacaCATCTGCTAG gctgtttgtttttcctctgtctggGTCTGATGTACATGTTCAGGCCCAACATGTCATTTGTGGCTCCAGTCCAGGAGAAGGTGGTGATCGGGATGTTCTTCCTGGGAGccatcctctgcctctccttctcctgGCTCTTCCACACAGTCTACTGCCACTCTGAGGGCGTCTCCAGGGTCTTCTCCAA gcTGGACTACAGTGGTATCGCCTTCCTGATCATGGGCTCCTTTGTCCCTTGGTTGTACTACTCCTTCTACTGCTCCCCTCAGCCTTGTTTCATCTACCTGATAGTGGTGTGTATACTGGGACTGGCCGCCATCACCGTCTCCCAGTGCGACTTCTTCGCCACACCGCAGTACAGAGGAGTCAGAGCAG gtgtgtttgtgggtttggGTCTGAGCGGCGTGGTTCCCACCCTGCACTTCGTCATCAGCGAGGGTCTGATCAAAGCGACCACCATCGGTCAGATgggctggctgctgctgatggcGACTCTCTACATCACCGGAGCCTGCCTGTATGCCGCTCGCATCCCCGAGAGGTTCTTCCCCGGCAAGTGTGACATCTGG TTCCACTCCCACCAGTTGTTCCACATCTTGGTCGTCGCTGGGGCTTTTGTTCATTTCCACGGTGTCTCAAACCTGCAGGAGTTTCGCTACACAGCGGGAGCGGGCTGCGCCGAGGACGGcactctctaa